One region of Flavobacterium sp. KACC 22763 genomic DNA includes:
- a CDS encoding DUF1203 domain-containing protein, with translation MEANFKIKPLNHTEFSGYFKLTDLELEKIGAIRMTVDKFPGFPCRISLEDAQIGEEVILLPYQHHQTASPYQASGPIFIRKKVTTPTFETNQIPLMFNHRLLSLRGYDKNGMMKEASVAEGNTLKESIIKTFENEKIDYIHIHNARPGCYNCLVERA, from the coding sequence ATGGAAGCAAATTTTAAAATCAAGCCTTTAAATCATACAGAATTTTCAGGCTACTTCAAATTAACAGATCTAGAACTAGAAAAAATTGGCGCAATCAGAATGACTGTCGACAAATTCCCCGGTTTTCCTTGCAGAATAAGTCTGGAAGATGCTCAAATTGGCGAAGAAGTCATTTTATTGCCATACCAACATCATCAAACAGCCTCACCTTATCAAGCAAGCGGGCCAATTTTTATACGAAAGAAAGTCACTACGCCTACATTCGAAACGAACCAGATTCCGCTTATGTTTAATCATAGATTGCTTTCGCTACGTGGTTATGATAAAAATGGCATGATGAAAGAAGCGTCTGTCGCAGAAGGAAATACCCTGAAAGAAAGCATTATCAAAACTTTTGAAAACGAAAAAATAGATTATATCCATATTCACAATGCAAGACCTGGCTGTTATAACTGTTTAGTAGAAAGAGCGTAA
- a CDS encoding saccharopine dehydrogenase family protein, translating to MKENIAIYGAYGHTGKFIVSELYRQGYKNIVLSGRDEEKLKTLQKQYPDAAVKAADIHDAASLDNAFSNAIIIVNCAGPYLDTAEPIIKSALRLGSHYIDLTAEQKPVLDIFEQFSEQARKDQILIIPAAAFYGGLGDLLSTAITSDWNETEEINIYIGLDSWHPTKGTRLTGERNHYKRLIFKDKLLQEFEAKPAIKWDFKNPIGVKEIIALPLSEIITISRHLNVKNITTYLSQNSLEELRNENTPEPKPVDDKNRSSQQFAIEVTASNQNTTRSITAKGQDIYAVTAPLVVEAINRILSGRINKTGVTTMGEVFDASDFLESLNSDDITISPVTESVNI from the coding sequence GAAAGAAAATATTGCGATTTATGGCGCGTATGGTCATACAGGGAAATTTATCGTTTCTGAACTTTACAGGCAAGGTTATAAAAATATTGTACTTTCTGGAAGAGATGAAGAAAAACTAAAAACACTGCAAAAACAATATCCAGATGCGGCAGTAAAAGCAGCTGATATACATGATGCTGCATCACTTGACAATGCCTTTTCTAATGCAATAATTATTGTAAACTGCGCTGGACCTTATCTCGACACAGCCGAACCTATTATAAAATCGGCTTTGCGCTTAGGAAGCCATTATATTGATTTAACTGCCGAACAAAAACCAGTACTAGATATATTTGAACAATTTTCTGAACAGGCAAGAAAAGATCAAATCCTTATCATTCCTGCTGCCGCATTTTACGGCGGACTTGGCGATTTGTTAAGCACAGCCATAACCAGTGACTGGAACGAAACTGAAGAAATAAACATTTATATTGGGCTTGACTCTTGGCATCCTACAAAAGGAACCCGATTGACAGGCGAACGAAACCATTACAAAAGACTTATTTTTAAAGATAAGCTTTTACAGGAATTTGAAGCAAAGCCAGCAATAAAATGGGATTTCAAAAATCCTATAGGAGTTAAGGAAATTATAGCCCTGCCTCTTTCAGAAATCATCACTATTTCTCGTCATTTGAATGTAAAAAATATTACCACTTATCTTAGTCAAAATTCTCTCGAAGAGCTAAGAAATGAAAACACGCCCGAACCAAAACCTGTCGATGATAAAAACAGATCGTCTCAGCAATTTGCTATAGAAGTAACTGCTTCCAATCAAAATACAACAAGAAGCATTACTGCTAAAGGTCAGGATATTTATGCCGTTACAGCCCCGCTGGTTGTCGAAGCAATCAACAGAATACTATCAGGACGAATAAATAAAACTGGTGTAACCACAATGGGTGAAGTATTTGATGCTTCGGATTTTTTAGAATCTTTGAATTCAGATGATATTACAATCTCACCAGTTACTGAATCTGTAAACATTTAA
- a CDS encoding acyl-CoA thioesterase, which translates to MASFVKEISFRWSDLDPNFHVRHSAYYDFGAQHRIEILEELGLTLKVMQTQGFGPVLFREECVFRKELKLSDKIFIHTKTSKMKADASRWSIIHEFRREDDTLCATITVDGAWMDTKLRKLASPTPEIAIQALSIFPKSDDFVGL; encoded by the coding sequence ATGGCTTCATTTGTAAAAGAAATATCTTTCCGCTGGTCAGATCTTGACCCAAATTTTCACGTTCGACATAGCGCTTATTACGATTTTGGTGCGCAACATCGTATCGAAATCCTAGAGGAACTAGGTTTAACCTTAAAAGTAATGCAGACACAAGGTTTTGGGCCAGTTTTGTTTAGAGAAGAATGTGTTTTCAGAAAAGAATTAAAACTTTCAGACAAAATTTTTATTCATACTAAAACCTCAAAAATGAAAGCCGATGCGTCACGCTGGTCTATCATTCACGAATTTAGAAGAGAAGATGATACACTTTGCGCTACCATTACAGTAGACGGAGCATGGATGGATACCAAACTTAGAAAATTGGCTTCTCCTACTCCAGAAATTGCAATTCAAGCTTTGAGTATTTTTCCAAAAAGCGATGATTTTGTTGGGCTATAA
- a CDS encoding SRPBCC family protein yields MTSEILSTTPDSEIVTTRILNFPQELVFKAWSNPDHLKNWWGPKGFTNTFHEFDFCEGGIWKFTMHGPERGNFENECEFIKIDKPNLIAWKRHSKPLFQILTTFETVAENETKVVFKMLFETVEECQKLKPYVVDKNEENFDKLEVELSKMAL; encoded by the coding sequence ATGACTTCAGAAATTCTTTCCACAACACCAGATTCAGAAATTGTGACTACAAGAATTCTGAATTTCCCCCAAGAACTTGTTTTTAAAGCATGGAGCAATCCGGATCATCTGAAAAATTGGTGGGGACCAAAAGGTTTCACCAATACTTTTCATGAATTTGATTTTTGCGAAGGCGGAATATGGAAATTTACCATGCATGGCCCAGAAAGAGGAAATTTTGAAAACGAATGCGAATTCATAAAAATTGACAAACCGAATCTTATTGCATGGAAACGTCATTCTAAACCGCTTTTTCAAATCTTAACGACTTTTGAAACTGTTGCTGAAAATGAAACCAAAGTAGTTTTCAAAATGCTTTTTGAAACTGTTGAAGAATGCCAGAAACTAAAACCTTATGTCGTTGATAAAAACGAAGAGAATTTTGACAAGCTTGAAGTTGAGTTATCAAAAATGGCATTATAA